From Thermotoga sp. Mc24, the proteins below share one genomic window:
- a CDS encoding thymidine kinase produces MSGKLTVITGPMYSGKTTELLSFVEIYKLGKKKVAVFKPKIDSRYHSTMIVSHSGNGVEAHVIERPEEMRKYIEEDTRGVFIDEVQFFSPGLFEVVKDLLDRGIDVFCAGLDLTHKQNPFETTALLLSLADTVIKKKAVCHRCGEYNATLTLKVAGGEEEIDVGGQEKYIAVCRDCYNTLKKRV; encoded by the coding sequence ATGTCGGGAAAATTGACCGTAATCACGGGTCCCATGTACTCCGGAAAGACAACCGAGCTTCTCTCCTTTGTGGAGATATACAAACTGGGAAAGAAAAAAGTCGCTGTTTTTAAACCAAAAATCGACAGCAGATATCACTCCACCATGATCGTCTCTCATTCTGGAAACGGTGTTGAAGCACACGTGATAGAACGTCCTGAAGAAATGCGAAAGTACATCGAAGAAGACACCCGGGGAGTTTTCATAGATGAGGTGCAGTTCTTCAGCCCCGGTTTGTTTGAAGTGGTGAAAGACCTCCTTGACAGAGGAATAGATGTTTTCTGTGCGGGACTCGATCTCACACACAAGCAAAATCCCTTTGAAACAACCGCTCTGCTTCTCAGCCTCGCCGACACCGTGATCAAAAAGAAGGCAGTCTGTCACCGATGTGGTGAGTACAACGCTACTCTCACATTAAAAGTAGCAGGAGGCGAAGAAGAAATAGACGTTGGGGGACAGGAGAAATACATTGCGGTCTGCAGGGATTGTTACAACACCCTCAAAAAACGAGTTTGA
- a CDS encoding sensor histidine kinase — translation MLPVTNEKKAFRKTQLIWTAVFTLSIVLIVAITVGAVFIVEKRRITTQFDGELRRTADLIERRLRAPGMMGMLRTFRGVDPLFVPRGEAFQFLFPSGEVFLEVGEQIGTPETPVEEGFSTEGNYRIFTKKIDLGDTTIFLRVGKDISDLIERSRRLLSMYLLVILFSAGGAAVFGYFVSSLALLPVRNAYNSLKRFSMDASHELKTPLSVLRTSLDVLKYREDLPDDVKNKLGIMEKNVEKMSKQINQLLLLVKSESSFNGVVKERINLKEFLQQIVNEFKPKAESKGLVLEIDCPEDLFLETEKDTLRVILENLIDNAVKFTEKGKVIVGARKEGRLTIYVQDTGPGIPKKEQKRIFERFYRISRNTEGSGLGLSIVKELASRLKAKVILESEEGKGSTFKLVF, via the coding sequence ATGTTGCCCGTGACGAATGAGAAGAAGGCCTTCAGAAAAACACAGCTCATCTGGACGGCCGTGTTCACACTCTCTATAGTTCTCATAGTGGCCATCACGGTGGGCGCTGTTTTTATTGTAGAAAAGAGAAGAATAACCACCCAATTCGATGGTGAGCTGAGGAGAACAGCGGATCTCATCGAAAGAAGACTGAGAGCGCCTGGAATGATGGGCATGCTCCGTACGTTTAGAGGAGTGGATCCTCTCTTTGTTCCACGTGGTGAAGCGTTCCAGTTCCTGTTTCCCTCGGGAGAGGTCTTTCTGGAGGTGGGAGAACAGATAGGAACTCCCGAAACTCCCGTGGAAGAGGGGTTTTCCACGGAAGGGAACTACAGGATTTTCACCAAAAAGATAGATCTGGGAGACACCACAATATTCCTGAGGGTGGGAAAGGACATCTCCGATCTCATAGAGCGAAGCAGAAGACTTCTTTCCATGTATTTGCTCGTGATTCTGTTTTCTGCGGGGGGAGCCGCTGTATTCGGATATTTCGTGTCCAGCCTGGCTCTGCTTCCCGTGAGGAATGCCTACAACAGCCTGAAAAGATTCTCGATGGACGCCTCCCATGAACTGAAAACGCCTCTCTCTGTTCTGAGAACAAGTCTCGATGTTTTGAAGTATCGAGAAGATTTACCAGATGATGTGAAAAACAAACTTGGCATAATGGAAAAGAACGTCGAGAAGATGAGTAAACAAATAAATCAGCTGCTTCTTCTCGTGAAAAGCGAAAGTTCTTTCAACGGTGTTGTGAAAGAGAGAATAAACCTCAAGGAGTTTCTCCAGCAGATCGTGAATGAATTCAAACCGAAAGCAGAATCAAAGGGTTTGGTGCTGGAAATAGATTGCCCAGAAGATCTATTTTTAGAAACCGAGAAAGATACCTTGAGGGTGATACTGGAGAATCTGATCGATAACGCTGTGAAGTTCACAGAGAAAGGGAAAGTGATCGTCGGTGCAAGAAAGGAAGGTAGATTAACCATCTACGTTCAGGACACAGGACCTGGAATTCCGAAAAAAGAACAGAAGAGAATCTTTGAGAGATTCTACAGAATATCCAGAAACACAGAGGGTTCTGGACTTGGCCTTTCCATAGTCAAAGAACTCGCTTCCAGATTGAAAGCGAAGGTAATTCTTGAAAGCGAAGAAGGAAAAGGTAGCACCTTCAAACTCGTTTTTTGA
- a CDS encoding response regulator transcription factor — MRVLVVEDERDLADLIAEALKKEMFTVDVCYDGEEGMYMALNEPFDVVILDIMLPVHDGWEILKSMRENGVNTPVLMLTALSDVEYRVKGLNMGADDYLPKPFDLRELIARVRALIRRKSESKSTKLVCGDLILDTATKKAYRGGKEIDLTKKEYQILEYLVMNKNRVVTKEELQEHLWSFDDEVFSDVLRSHIKNLRKKVDKGFKRKIIHTVRGIGYVARDE; from the coding sequence GTGAGAGTTCTTGTGGTAGAAGACGAAAGAGATCTCGCCGATCTGATAGCCGAGGCTTTAAAGAAAGAAATGTTCACCGTCGATGTTTGTTACGATGGAGAAGAGGGTATGTACATGGCTCTGAACGAACCTTTCGATGTTGTGATTCTTGATATAATGCTTCCCGTCCACGATGGGTGGGAGATCCTGAAGTCTATGAGGGAAAACGGAGTGAACACTCCTGTTTTGATGCTCACAGCTCTTTCAGATGTAGAGTACCGTGTGAAGGGTCTCAACATGGGGGCGGACGATTACCTTCCCAAACCTTTCGATCTCAGAGAGCTCATAGCCAGGGTGAGAGCTCTCATCAGAAGAAAAAGCGAAAGCAAAAGCACAAAACTCGTGTGCGGTGACTTGATTTTGGATACAGCCACTAAAAAGGCATACAGGGGCGGTAAAGAAATAGATTTGACAAAGAAGGAGTACCAAATTTTGGAATACCTTGTGATGAACAAAAACAGAGTTGTCACAAAGGAGGAGCTCCAGGAACACCTGTGGAGCTTCGATGATGAAGTTTTCTCCGATGTTTTGAGAAGTCATATAAAGAATTTGAGGAAGAAAGTGGACAAAGGGTTTAAAAGGAAAATAATTCACACGGTGAGAGGTATCGGTTATGTTGCCCGTGACGAATGA
- a CDS encoding class II glutamine amidotransferase, with translation MSYDLPRLIPDKDFKVPSACGVSGIMNTSGKRFSGNMIVESMALMRERGNGLGAGYAAYGIYPELKDLYCFHMLYDSDLDKKNAEEYIKDHYEIIESEPIPTRKNPHIKEVHILWRYFLKPKFIPEDMSEEDFVVSTVMFINEKINGAFVMSSGKNMGVFKGVGFPEDIADFYRIDEYKGYIWTAHNRFPTNTVGWWGGAHPFGILDWTVVHNGEISSYGINRRFLEAYGYKCTLMTDTEVVAYLVDLFMRRFGYSPQLTAKILAAPLWKDIDLMPEEERKLYTALRMNYGGALLNGPFAIIVANNNMMMGLNDRIKLRPLVAATKDDFLYIASEESAIRVVCPEPDEVWAPKAGDPVVGVLKSARKTQVVLEGENG, from the coding sequence TTGTCCTATGACCTTCCCCGTCTGATACCAGATAAAGATTTCAAAGTCCCATCCGCCTGTGGAGTCTCCGGGATAATGAACACCTCTGGAAAGAGATTCAGTGGAAACATGATCGTGGAAAGCATGGCGCTCATGAGAGAAAGAGGAAACGGGCTTGGGGCTGGATACGCTGCGTATGGAATATATCCGGAGTTGAAAGATCTTTACTGTTTCCACATGCTCTACGACAGCGATCTCGATAAGAAAAATGCCGAAGAATACATAAAAGATCACTACGAAATCATCGAAAGTGAACCCATCCCCACCAGGAAAAATCCCCACATCAAGGAAGTCCACATCCTCTGGCGATACTTTTTGAAGCCAAAATTCATTCCTGAAGACATGAGCGAAGAGGACTTTGTCGTCAGCACTGTCATGTTCATAAACGAAAAAATTAACGGAGCCTTCGTCATGTCCAGTGGAAAGAACATGGGTGTTTTCAAAGGAGTGGGATTCCCGGAAGACATCGCTGATTTCTACAGAATAGACGAGTACAAGGGTTACATCTGGACCGCGCACAACAGGTTCCCCACGAACACCGTCGGATGGTGGGGAGGAGCACATCCGTTCGGTATTCTCGACTGGACGGTCGTTCACAACGGAGAAATATCTTCCTACGGTATAAACAGAAGGTTTTTGGAAGCGTACGGCTACAAATGTACACTCATGACGGACACTGAAGTGGTGGCGTACCTGGTGGATCTCTTCATGAGACGGTTCGGCTACAGTCCTCAGCTCACGGCAAAGATCCTCGCAGCGCCTCTCTGGAAAGATATAGACCTCATGCCAGAAGAGGAAAGAAAACTCTACACCGCTTTGAGAATGAACTACGGAGGAGCACTTTTGAACGGACCGTTTGCCATTATCGTTGCGAACAACAACATGATGATGGGGCTGAACGACAGAATAAAGCTCAGACCACTCGTCGCCGCTACAAAAGACGACTTTCTATACATCGCTTCCGAGGAGTCCGCTATAAGAGTTGTTTGTCCGGAACCTGATGAGGTCTGGGCTCCAAAAGCCGGTGATCCCGTCGTTGGAGTGCTGAAATCCGCCAGGAAAACTCAGGTGGTACTGGAGGGAGAAAATGGCTAA
- a CDS encoding glutamate synthase-related protein: protein MAKRKVPPEFVVERDDYKCIRCLACVRVCSYGANFYDENANRVYTENTKCVGCHFCEAICPTEAITVRKNDFDIRPLAHWTPEHLIGIMKQAETGGVLLTSMGNDRPYFSYFDRIVLNASQVTNPSIDPLREPMEIRTYIGRKEEKLEIEEDEDGTVKLKTEIAPQLKLEVPVMFTAMSYGSISLNAILSLARAARTVGTFFNTGEGGLPKELREFKDNMIVQVASGRFGVSADYLNAGSAVEIKIGQGAKPGIGGHLPGEKVTEPISETRMIPVGTDALSPAPHHDIYSIEDLRQLIYAIKEATRYEKPVGVKIAAVHNVAPIAAGAVRAGADYIVIDGIRGGTGAAPKITRDHVGIPIEFAVAVVDQRLREEGIRHMASIVVAGGIRNSADVIKAIALGADAVYIGTAALISLGCHLCQTCYLGKCNWGIATQDPKLTKRLNPEIGARRAANLLRAWAHEIKEILGGMGINAIESLRGNREVLRGVGLHEYELKLLGIKPAGEAW from the coding sequence ATGGCTAAGAGAAAAGTACCCCCCGAATTTGTTGTGGAACGCGATGATTATAAATGTATAAGGTGTCTCGCCTGTGTGAGGGTTTGTTCCTACGGTGCGAATTTCTACGATGAAAACGCCAACAGAGTGTACACAGAAAACACCAAGTGTGTTGGATGTCACTTCTGTGAGGCTATCTGTCCAACAGAGGCCATCACGGTTCGAAAGAACGATTTCGACATCAGACCTCTTGCCCACTGGACTCCAGAGCATCTCATAGGCATCATGAAGCAGGCAGAAACCGGAGGAGTTCTTCTCACCAGCATGGGCAACGACCGACCTTATTTCAGCTATTTCGACCGCATAGTGCTCAACGCGAGTCAGGTGACGAATCCTTCGATAGACCCCCTCAGAGAACCCATGGAAATCAGAACGTACATCGGAAGAAAAGAAGAAAAACTGGAAATTGAAGAAGACGAGGATGGAACAGTGAAACTCAAAACAGAGATCGCTCCTCAGCTCAAACTGGAAGTTCCAGTCATGTTCACCGCCATGTCCTACGGTTCGATCAGTTTGAACGCAATCCTTTCACTCGCAAGAGCTGCAAGGACCGTGGGAACCTTCTTCAACACAGGTGAAGGAGGACTCCCGAAAGAACTGAGAGAGTTCAAGGACAACATGATCGTTCAGGTTGCATCCGGACGCTTCGGTGTGAGTGCAGATTATCTGAACGCTGGATCTGCGGTTGAGATAAAGATAGGGCAGGGTGCAAAGCCGGGTATCGGTGGACACCTTCCGGGAGAAAAGGTCACCGAGCCCATATCGGAAACCAGAATGATTCCCGTTGGAACCGATGCTCTCTCTCCCGCACCGCACCACGACATCTACTCCATAGAAGACCTGAGACAGCTCATCTACGCCATAAAGGAAGCCACAAGATACGAAAAACCAGTTGGTGTCAAGATCGCTGCAGTCCACAACGTGGCTCCAATCGCTGCCGGTGCAGTCAGAGCCGGTGCGGACTACATAGTGATAGACGGTATAAGGGGTGGTACAGGAGCCGCTCCCAAGATAACAAGAGATCACGTCGGAATTCCCATAGAATTCGCTGTAGCCGTTGTTGATCAGAGGCTCAGAGAGGAAGGCATAAGGCACATGGCCTCTATCGTGGTTGCGGGTGGAATCAGAAACAGTGCCGATGTGATCAAAGCGATCGCACTCGGAGCGGACGCGGTTTACATAGGAACGGCCGCTCTCATTTCACTCGGCTGTCATCTCTGTCAGACGTGTTACCTTGGAAAGTGTAACTGGGGAATCGCCACCCAGGATCCAAAACTCACAAAGAGACTGAATCCAGAGATAGGCGCAAGAAGAGCCGCGAACCTTCTGAGAGCCTGGGCTCATGAGATAAAAGAAATCCTCGGTGGAATGGGTATCAACGCCATAGAGTCACTGAGAGGCAACAGGGAAGTCCTCAGGGGTGTGGGACTCCACGAATACGAGTTGAAACTCCTTGGTATTAAACCCGCAGGAGAGGCGTGGTGA
- a CDS encoding 4Fe-4S dicluster domain-containing protein, translated as MRRILIREEYCMGCKLCEINCVAAQVETGNLIKVYRYVPELPEPNVIVEEHDYVTFALQCRNCDDPSCLKACMTGAMHRDPKTGAIRVNQEKCVGCWMCVMACPFGVIRRNTKEKKVASKCDLCADRGTPGCVEGCPNEALVLVEVRE; from the coding sequence GTGAGAAGAATACTTATCAGGGAAGAGTACTGCATGGGATGTAAGCTGTGTGAGATAAACTGTGTCGCCGCGCAGGTGGAAACGGGAAACCTCATAAAGGTGTACAGATACGTCCCGGAACTTCCCGAACCAAACGTGATAGTGGAAGAGCACGATTACGTCACTTTCGCACTTCAGTGCAGAAACTGTGATGATCCATCCTGTCTGAAGGCCTGTATGACGGGCGCGATGCACAGAGATCCAAAAACAGGAGCCATCAGAGTGAATCAAGAAAAGTGTGTAGGATGCTGGATGTGTGTGATGGCCTGTCCCTTCGGTGTGATAAGAAGGAACACGAAAGAAAAGAAAGTTGCCTCAAAGTGTGATCTCTGTGCCGATAGAGGAACTCCTGGCTGTGTCGAAGGCTGTCCAAACGAAGCGCTCGTTCTGGTTGAGGTGAGAGAATGA
- a CDS encoding NAD(P)/FAD-dependent oxidoreductase, with protein sequence MRYVIVGSGPAGLNAIEAIREVDKEGEILLITAEKYVGYSRPLITYLLGRKVTEEKMYYRTEDYLREMRVDIKPATRVEKVIPEEKTVVTDSGEEIRYDKLLIATGGKPFVPNIEGLTGKKGVFTFTTWEDEEKVEKYIEENDVKEAVVLGGGLIGLKTTEALMELGVKVTIVELADRILSVTFDRKASEIITEALKKEGCSVITNDTVVKVNGDDTVSSVVLKSGKEIPTKLLVIAIGVRPNVEFLKDSGIEINRGIVVNEKMETNVEGVYAAGDCTEFYDLIDGQRKTIAIWPVAVAQGRVAGYNMAGRNVRYPGGIPMNSVELAGIPTISVGHSNVEDDGYEILTFEEGNTYKKMVLKDNRLIGAILVNDIDRAGIYTGLILQKLDVSSFKDRLLDENFGLVYLPKEFRKKMLEGEIKIWLE encoded by the coding sequence ATGAGGTACGTGATAGTTGGATCCGGACCAGCCGGTTTGAACGCGATAGAAGCGATCAGAGAAGTTGACAAAGAAGGAGAAATCCTTCTGATCACGGCAGAGAAATACGTGGGATACTCAAGACCTTTGATCACCTACTTGCTTGGAAGAAAGGTCACAGAGGAGAAGATGTATTACAGAACGGAAGACTATCTGAGAGAAATGAGGGTCGATATAAAACCCGCTACAAGAGTCGAAAAGGTGATACCAGAGGAGAAAACAGTAGTAACAGACAGCGGAGAAGAAATTCGCTACGACAAACTCCTGATTGCCACCGGTGGAAAGCCGTTTGTTCCAAACATAGAAGGACTCACTGGAAAGAAAGGTGTGTTCACATTCACCACGTGGGAAGACGAAGAGAAGGTAGAAAAGTACATAGAAGAAAACGATGTGAAAGAAGCCGTGGTGCTCGGTGGAGGTCTGATCGGTCTTAAAACAACGGAAGCGCTGATGGAACTCGGAGTGAAGGTCACCATCGTTGAACTGGCAGACAGGATACTCTCCGTTACCTTCGACAGAAAGGCATCTGAGATCATCACCGAAGCTTTGAAAAAAGAAGGATGCAGCGTTATAACGAACGACACAGTGGTGAAAGTGAACGGTGACGACACGGTTTCCTCCGTTGTTCTAAAAAGCGGAAAGGAGATCCCAACAAAGCTTCTCGTCATCGCAATTGGTGTGAGACCGAATGTGGAATTCCTCAAAGACTCCGGGATAGAAATAAACCGCGGTATTGTGGTGAACGAAAAGATGGAAACAAACGTGGAAGGTGTTTACGCTGCGGGAGACTGCACTGAATTCTACGATCTGATAGATGGTCAGAGAAAAACGATCGCCATCTGGCCTGTGGCTGTTGCGCAGGGAAGAGTGGCTGGCTACAACATGGCTGGGAGAAACGTGAGGTATCCCGGCGGTATCCCGATGAACTCCGTTGAACTCGCCGGTATTCCAACCATATCGGTCGGGCACTCGAACGTGGAAGACGATGGGTATGAAATCCTCACCTTCGAAGAAGGAAACACCTACAAAAAAATGGTGTTGAAGGACAACAGACTCATAGGTGCCATCCTTGTGAACGACATAGACAGGGCCGGAATCTACACAGGCCTCATCCTTCAAAAACTCGACGTGTCTTCTTTCAAAGACAGACTACTCGACGAGAACTTCGGCCTCGTTTACCTTCCAAAAGAGTTCAGAAAGAAGATGCTGGAGGGGGAAATCAAGATATGGTTAGAATAG
- a CDS encoding ROK family transcriptional regulator yields MPSPLLRRENKIKILRYILRNGKTTRNQLASNLNLAHSTLSYIIDELLDEGFLVFEEIRKRRGRPYQILKVNPEKFTAIGVKVGREEVRGVLFDASMNPLKEHRVQILSGMRNNDGYTRALRETIEQLHSENLLGVGICSSGIVKEGKVIVSHVMNVKDWDPRKVLKDLERILVMNDSDALCREISQRVNADFLLVSYGIGIGASLWKDKRIHHLEMGHMLASSEGKCYCGQTGCLEYHSSEYAVLKSCLGKEIDFEDFITSEEEKYRQTIEELREKARKDFDSVKVHYEKAFKTFSVVLGNVIMGSGVSRVFFAGEGVVNEEMIKILEEMVRARFNRDFVGEVQFQVANANWMLGAARAVVDKYLPYIVK; encoded by the coding sequence GTGCCTTCACCGCTTCTTCGAAGAGAGAACAAGATAAAGATTTTGAGGTACATACTGAGAAATGGAAAAACTACCAGAAACCAGCTTGCCAGCAATTTGAACCTCGCACACAGCACTCTGAGCTACATAATCGACGAGTTGCTCGATGAAGGTTTCCTCGTCTTTGAAGAGATCAGGAAGAGGAGAGGAAGACCATATCAGATTTTGAAAGTCAATCCAGAAAAATTCACCGCGATCGGGGTGAAGGTGGGTCGCGAAGAGGTACGGGGTGTACTCTTTGACGCAAGCATGAATCCTTTGAAAGAACACAGAGTGCAGATTCTGTCCGGTATGAGAAACAACGACGGTTATACTCGTGCTCTCAGAGAAACCATCGAACAACTTCACAGTGAAAATCTTCTCGGAGTGGGTATTTGCTCTTCTGGAATCGTGAAAGAAGGAAAAGTGATCGTTTCCCATGTGATGAACGTGAAAGACTGGGATCCAAGGAAAGTCCTGAAAGATCTTGAAAGGATCCTCGTCATGAACGATTCGGATGCTCTCTGCCGGGAAATTTCCCAGAGAGTGAACGCAGACTTTCTTCTGGTGAGCTACGGCATCGGCATAGGTGCGAGTCTCTGGAAAGATAAGAGGATTCATCACTTAGAAATGGGACACATGCTGGCTTCTTCAGAAGGAAAGTGCTACTGTGGACAGACAGGTTGTCTGGAGTATCATTCTTCAGAGTACGCTGTTTTGAAGTCTTGCCTTGGAAAAGAGATTGATTTCGAAGATTTCATCACAAGCGAAGAAGAAAAGTACAGGCAGACAATCGAAGAATTGAGAGAAAAAGCCAGAAAGGATTTTGATTCTGTGAAAGTGCACTACGAAAAGGCATTCAAAACCTTTTCTGTGGTCTTGGGGAACGTTATCATGGGTTCGGGTGTTTCTCGGGTGTTCTTCGCGGGAGAGGGTGTGGTCAACGAAGAAATGATCAAGATCTTGGAAGAGATGGTTAGAGCTCGATTCAATCGCGATTTTGTGGGAGAAGTGCAATTTCAGGTGGCCAATGCGAACTGGATGCTCGGCGCGGCTCGGGCGGTTGTTGACAAATACCTTCCTTATATTGTGAAATAA
- a CDS encoding glycosyltransferase: MDVVLRERNIEEYRTIIGNEVDEIKKLAEPLKGKKVLHVNATAYGGGVAEILHNLVPLMRSVGLDARWRVIEAPDEFFNVTKKFHNTLQGADIEISEEEWNLYEEVCGKNAELIQDEELFVIHDPQPAALRKFVNLNDRKWIWRCHIDLSTPNMKVWQRFSQYLEGYDRLVFHLEEYFPQGWEERSIAFPPSIDPLSEKNRDLDEDTIRKTLERLEIDPERPLITVVARFDPWKDLFSAIDVYRLVKKEIPEVQLAVVSAMATDDPEGWFFFEKVLRYAGTDEDIKFCTNLKGVGNKEVNAIQRATTVALHTATREGFGLVISEALYKRVPVVARPVGGVKIQVKHGENGYLAWEREDLAGYVVKLIKDEELRRKMGEKGRQTVVENFIITVHLKNYLKLFLDLLR; the protein is encoded by the coding sequence GTGGATGTTGTGTTGAGAGAGCGAAACATAGAGGAGTACCGCACCATAATCGGAAACGAGGTGGACGAGATAAAAAAACTTGCAGAACCTCTTAAAGGAAAAAAGGTTCTTCACGTCAATGCGACTGCCTACGGTGGAGGAGTTGCCGAAATCCTCCACAATCTCGTTCCGCTTATGAGATCGGTTGGTCTGGATGCCAGGTGGAGGGTCATAGAGGCACCCGATGAGTTCTTCAACGTCACAAAAAAGTTTCACAACACGCTTCAAGGTGCGGATATAGAGATTTCAGAAGAAGAGTGGAACCTTTACGAAGAGGTCTGTGGAAAAAACGCAGAACTGATCCAGGACGAAGAGTTATTCGTGATCCACGATCCCCAACCAGCAGCTCTGAGAAAATTCGTGAATTTGAACGACAGAAAGTGGATCTGGAGATGTCATATAGATCTATCCACTCCAAACATGAAGGTCTGGCAGAGATTTTCCCAGTATTTGGAGGGATACGACAGACTTGTTTTCCATCTTGAGGAGTATTTCCCGCAGGGATGGGAAGAAAGGAGCATAGCTTTCCCACCGAGTATAGATCCCCTGAGTGAAAAGAATCGAGATCTTGATGAAGACACAATAAGAAAAACTCTCGAAAGACTCGAAATAGACCCGGAAAGGCCTCTGATAACTGTTGTGGCTCGATTTGATCCATGGAAAGATCTCTTCAGTGCCATCGACGTCTATAGACTGGTGAAGAAAGAGATCCCGGAGGTTCAGCTTGCCGTAGTTTCCGCCATGGCAACAGACGATCCGGAGGGATGGTTCTTCTTTGAAAAGGTCCTCAGATACGCTGGAACGGACGAAGATATAAAATTCTGCACGAACCTGAAAGGTGTTGGAAACAAGGAAGTGAACGCTATTCAGAGGGCCACGACTGTCGCTCTGCACACGGCAACAAGAGAAGGCTTCGGTCTCGTCATAAGTGAAGCACTTTACAAGAGAGTTCCGGTCGTAGCAAGGCCAGTTGGTGGTGTTAAGATACAGGTGAAACATGGAGAAAATGGTTATTTGGCATGGGAAAGAGAGGACCTTGCAGGATACGTGGTAAAACTCATAAAGGATGAAGAACTCAGAAGAAAAATGGGAGAAAAAGGAAGGCAAACTGTGGTGGAGAATTTCATTATCACGGTGCATCTGAAGAACTATCTGAAACTCTTCTTAGATCTGTTGAGGTGA
- a CDS encoding NAD(P)H-dependent glycerol-3-phosphate dehydrogenase codes for MRFFVLGAGSWGTVFAQMLHENGEEVVLWARRKEIVDLINVSHTSPYVEESKITVRATNDLEEIKKEDILVIAIPVQYIREHLLRLPVKPSMVLNLSKGIEIKTGKRVSEIVEEILGCPYAVLSGPSHAEEVAKKLPTAVTLAGENSKELQKRISTEYFRVYTCEDVVGVEIAGALKNVIAIAAGILDGFGGWDNAKAALETRGIYEIARFGMFFGADQKTFMGLAGIGDLMVTCNSRYSRNRRFGELIARGFNPLKLLESSNQVVEGAFTVKAVMKIAKENKIDMPISEEVYRVVYEGKPPLQSMRDLMRRSLKDEFWAS; via the coding sequence ATGAGATTTTTTGTTCTCGGTGCAGGGAGCTGGGGGACAGTTTTTGCACAGATGCTGCATGAAAACGGAGAAGAAGTAGTTCTCTGGGCAAGAAGGAAAGAGATCGTCGATCTCATAAATGTTTCACACACGAGCCCTTATGTGGAGGAATCGAAGATCACCGTAAGAGCCACAAACGATCTTGAAGAAATCAAAAAAGAAGACATTCTCGTTATAGCGATTCCCGTTCAATACATAAGAGAACATCTTCTGAGACTACCTGTGAAGCCTTCCATGGTGCTGAATCTTTCAAAGGGAATAGAGATCAAAACAGGTAAAAGAGTGTCTGAGATCGTTGAAGAGATACTGGGTTGTCCTTACGCTGTCCTCTCCGGTCCTTCACATGCCGAAGAGGTCGCAAAAAAACTTCCAACTGCCGTCACACTCGCTGGAGAAAATTCGAAAGAACTTCAAAAGAGGATCTCCACCGAGTACTTCAGGGTGTACACCTGCGAAGATGTGGTGGGTGTGGAAATCGCTGGAGCATTGAAAAATGTCATCGCTATCGCCGCGGGGATCCTGGATGGATTCGGTGGTTGGGACAACGCAAAAGCAGCACTCGAAACTCGCGGTATATACGAAATAGCAAGATTTGGAATGTTTTTTGGAGCGGATCAGAAGACCTTCATGGGTCTTGCAGGAATAGGCGATCTCATGGTCACTTGCAACAGTCGTTACAGCAGAAATAGACGCTTCGGAGAATTGATAGCGCGGGGATTCAACCCGCTGAAACTCCTTGAAAGCTCAAACCAGGTTGTAGAAGGTGCCTTCACTGTGAAAGCTGTGATGAAGATAGCCAAAGAAAACAAAATAGATATGCCCATCTCCGAAGAGGTTTACCGAGTCGTTTACGAAGGGAAACCACCTCTTCAGTCGATGAGAGATCTCATGAGAAGAAGCCTGAAAGACGAATTCTGGGCGAGCTGA